In one window of Hevea brasiliensis isolate MT/VB/25A 57/8 chromosome 10, ASM3005281v1, whole genome shotgun sequence DNA:
- the LOC110641501 gene encoding transmembrane emp24 domain-containing protein p24beta2, translating to MEKWVLRYLAVVITAILWRMERTCGIRFVIDKEECVSHKVATEGDTLHISFVVIEADSSWHFTDSDQGVDLLIKGPSGDLLHKFHDKTSEKYEFVVYKKGLYHFCFTNKSPYLITIDFDVHLGHFTFYDQHAKDEHLAPLMEQISKLEEALYNIQFEQHWLEAQTDRQALVNDKMSRRALHKAMFESAALIGASVLQVYLLRRLFNQKFRISRV from the exons ATGGAGAAGTGGGTGTTGAGATACCTAGCAGTGGTAATAACGGCGATACTATGGAGGATGGAAAGGACATGTGGGATTAGATTCGTGATAGACAAAGAAGAATGCGTCTCTCACAAGGTAGCAACGGAAGGTGACACTCTTCATATCTCTTTCGTCGTCATTGAGGCTGATTCCTCTTGGCATTTCACTGATTCCGATCAAGGTGTTGATCTCCTG ATAAAGGGGCCTTCAGGCGATCTACTTCATAAATTTCATGATAAAACCAGTGAAAAGTATGAGTTTGTGGTGTACAAGAAAGGGCTTTACCACTTCTGTTTCACAAACAAGTCTCCTTATCTTATAACAATCGATTTTGATGTGCATCTTGGACACTTCACGTTTTATGATCAACATGCAAAAGATG AGCATTTAGCCCCTTTGATGGAGCAGATATCAAAGTTGGAGGAAGCTCTTTATAATATTCAATTTGAACAACACTGGCTGGAGGCTCAGACTGACCGCCAGGCACTGG TGAATGATAAAATGAGCAGGAGGGCATTGCACAAGGCAATGTTTGAATCAGCTGCCTTAATTGGGGCCAGTGTCCTTCAGGTCTATCTTCTGCGACGTTTGTTTAATCAAAAGTTTCGCATATCTAGAGTCTAG
- the LOC110641516 gene encoding protein NOI4 isoform X1 codes for MALCIWECHLVCYSQNLEKGQPLPKFGEWDVNDPASAEGFTAIFNKARNEKKTGGKPDSPATDSSGLKPGPATLGKPQSKKWFCCMQPAQVE; via the exons atGGCG CTTTGCATTTGGGAATGCCACTTGGTTTGCTATTCACAAAATTTG GAAAAGGGTCAACCATTGCCAAAGTTTGGTGAATGGGATGTCAATGATCCAGCATCAGCTGAGGGATTCACAGCCATCTTCAACAAAGCTAGAAATGAGAAAAAAACTGGTGGAAAGCCTGACTCGCCGGCAACGGATAGCTCTGGTTTGAAGCCTGGCCCTGCTACACTTGGGAAGCCTCAGTCT AAAAAATGGTTTTGCTGTATGCAACCTGCTCAAGTAGAATAA
- the LOC110641516 gene encoding protein NOI4 isoform X2 translates to MAEKGQPLPKFGEWDVNDPASAEGFTAIFNKARNEKKTGGKPDSPATDSSGLKPGPATLGKPQSKKWFCCMQPAQVE, encoded by the exons atGGCG GAAAAGGGTCAACCATTGCCAAAGTTTGGTGAATGGGATGTCAATGATCCAGCATCAGCTGAGGGATTCACAGCCATCTTCAACAAAGCTAGAAATGAGAAAAAAACTGGTGGAAAGCCTGACTCGCCGGCAACGGATAGCTCTGGTTTGAAGCCTGGCCCTGCTACACTTGGGAAGCCTCAGTCT AAAAAATGGTTTTGCTGTATGCAACCTGCTCAAGTAGAATAA
- the LOC110641512 gene encoding acetyl-CoA acetyltransferase 2, giving the protein MAPAAATAVAAEIKPRDVCIVGVARTPMGGFLGSLSTLSATKLGSIAIEAALKRANVDPSLVQEVFFGNVLSANLGQAPARQAALGAGIPNSVVCTTVNKVCASGMKATMLAAQSIQLGINDVVVAGGMESMSNAPKYLAEARKGSRLGHDSLVDGMLKDGLWDVYNDVGMGSCAEICADNHSITREDQDKFAIHSFERGIAAQESGAFAWEIVPVEVSGGRGKPLTIVDKDEGLGKFDPVKLRKLRPSFKENGGTVTAGNASSISDGAAALILVSGETALKLGLPVIAKIRGYADAAQAPELFTTAPALAIPKTIANAGLDASQVDYYEINEAFAVVALANQKLLGLNPEKVNVHGGAVSLGHPLGCSGARILVTLLGVLRQKNAKYGVGGVCNGGGGASALVVELL; this is encoded by the exons ATGGCCCCAGCAGCAGCAACAGCAGTAGCAGCAGAAATAAAGCCTAGAG ATGTTTGCATTGTTGGTGTTGCCCGCACACCGATGGGTGGATTTCTTGGTTCGCTATCTACTTTATCTGCCACCAAACTGGGATCTATAGCCATTGAAG CTGCTCTTAAAAGGGCTAATGTTGATCCATCACTTGTACAAGAAGTTTTCTTTGGAAATGTTCTAAGTGCTAATTTAGGGCAGGCTCCTGCTAGACAGGCTGCATTAGGTGCGGGAATTCCTAATTCAGTGGTCTGTACCACTGTTAACAAAGTTTGTGCTTCGGGGATGAAAG CAACTATGCTTGCAGCCCAGAGTATCCAGTTAGGCATCAATGATGTTGTTGTTGCTGGAGGCATGGAGAGCATGTCCAATGCACCTAAATACCTAGCAGAAGCAAG GAAGGGATCTCGACTTGGACATGATTCACTAGTTGATGGAATGCTGAAAGATGGGTTGTGGGATGTTTATAATGATGTTGGCATGGGAAGTTGTGCTGAAATATGTGCTGATAATCATTCAATAACGAGGGAGGATCAG GATAAATTTGCTATTCACAGTTTTGAACGCGGTATTGCTGCACAAGAAAGTGGTGCCTTTGCATGGGAAATTGTTCCG GTTGAAGTTTCTGGGGGAAGGGGAAAACCTTTGACAATTGTTGACAAGGATGAAGGCTTAGGGAAG TTTGACCCTGTAAAACTAAGGAAGCTCCGACCAAGTTTCAAAGAGAATGGAGGCACAGTTACTGCTGGCAACGCCTCTAGCATAAG TGATGGTGCCGCTGCTTTAATTCTGGTGAGTGGAGAGACTGCTCTTAAGCTTGGATTGCCAGTGATTGCAAAGATCAGAGGATATGCTGACGCTGCTCAG GCACCAGagttatttacaactgctccagCATTGGCTATACCTAAAACGATTGCAAATGCTGGGTTGGATGCTTCTCAAGTTGATTACTATGAAATAAATGAAGCCTTCGCT GTTGTAGCTCTTGCCAATCAGAAACTGCTTGGACTTAATCCA GAAAAGGTTAATGTACATGGTGGAGCCGTATCCTTGGGTCATCCGCTAGGTTGCAGTGGAGCTCGTATCTTGGTCACACTTTTGggg GTACTGAGGCAAAAAAATGCGAAATACGGTGTTGGTGGTGTTTGCAATGGTGGAGGGGGGGCATCCGCACTTGTTGTAGAGCTTCTGTAG